A single genomic interval of Osmerus eperlanus chromosome 14, fOsmEpe2.1, whole genome shotgun sequence harbors:
- the fam163ba gene encoding protein FAM163B → MTAGTVVITGGILATVILLCIIAVLCYCRLQYYCCKKEESESEEEEPDFAVTSRLPPVHSNHNIVAASAAVSSAPNGPALFPPPPARKLTRSQTFCPSCTHYELPFYLQQPEGLRNGGERVSYRSVQQHDLDPLPHPLPHPLPLPVPLPVDLPSYHKLNLTRSVTMRDMFTRSCSISTDV, encoded by the exons ATGACAGCCGGTACAGTGGTCATCACCGGAGGAATCCTCGCAACTGTTATCTTACTCTGCATCATCGCAGTACTGTGCTACTGTAGACTGCAG TACTACTGCTGTAAGAAGGAGGAGTCAgagtcggaggaggaggagccagactTTGCTGTGACGTCCCGCCTCCCTCCGGTGCACTCCAATCACAACATTGTGGCGGCCTCGGCCGCCGTCTCCTCCGCCCCCAACGGCCCCGCCCTTTTCCCACCGCCGCCAGCGCGGAAGCTGACGCGCTCACAGACCTTCTGCCCGTCCTGCACCCACTATGAGCTGCCCTTCTACCTGCAGCAGCCGGAGGGGCTGCGGAACGGCGGGGAGCGCGTCAGTTACCGTAGCGTCCAGCAACACGACCTGgaccccctgccccaccctctgcctcacccGCTGCCCCTCCCTGTGCCCCTTCCCGTAGACCTGCCCAGCTACCACAAGCTCAACCTCACCCGCTCTGTCACCATGAGGGACATGTTCACGCGCAGCTGCAGCATTAGCACTGACGTGTAG